One genomic segment of Deinococcus terrestris includes these proteins:
- a CDS encoding alpha/beta hydrolase family protein: MEVPGLSLPDLPGAARLTLPPREDTPRDVTLGGYLWRHPGPAPAALLLHGWGQDASDMATPARLLHAAGWHALSLSLRGWRGSGGCDDYGRSGPGDLGRVLAWLEAQPWVNRTAVLGLSLGGLVALLASAQGHRAGRTVAVNPPADLRGVYAGTSSGILRRYYDAVLTPEQWVDGSPLTHAGHIGGPTWVVIGPEDRICPPELGREFASASGSELLEVAGMGHVPDGEQWGRVVGETLGPF; this comes from the coding sequence GTGGAGGTCCCCGGCCTCTCTCTGCCTGATCTGCCCGGCGCCGCCCGGCTCACGCTTCCCCCACGAGAGGACACACCGAGGGACGTGACGCTGGGCGGCTACCTGTGGCGTCACCCCGGCCCGGCCCCCGCCGCCCTGCTGCTGCACGGCTGGGGGCAGGACGCCTCCGACATGGCGACCCCGGCCCGGCTGCTGCACGCGGCGGGCTGGCACGCCCTGAGCCTCTCGCTGCGCGGCTGGCGCGGGTCGGGCGGGTGCGACGACTACGGGCGCAGCGGGCCGGGCGACCTCGGGCGGGTGCTGGCGTGGCTGGAGGCTCAGCCGTGGGTGAACCGGACGGCGGTGCTGGGGCTGTCGCTGGGGGGCCTCGTCGCGCTGCTGGCCTCGGCGCAGGGCCACCGGGCGGGGCGCACCGTGGCGGTCAACCCGCCCGCCGACCTGCGTGGGGTGTACGCGGGCACGAGTTCGGGCATCCTGCGCCGCTACTACGACGCGGTCCTGACCCCGGAGCAGTGGGTGGACGGCTCACCCCTCACGCACGCCGGGCACATCGGCGGGCCGACCTGGGTGGTGATCGGCCCCGAGGACCGCATCTGCCCGCCGGAGCTGGGGCGTGAGTTTGCCAGCGCTTCCGGTTCTGAACTGCTGGAGGTCGCCGGAATGGGCCACGTTCCGGACGGGGAACAGTGGGGGCGGGTGGTGGGGGAGACGCTCGGGCCGTTCTGA
- a CDS encoding class I SAM-dependent RNA methyltransferase yields MSDALLTLEIEKLVAGGLGLSRDESGVVLVRGALPGERVEAEVRVGRGVRQGVTRRVLTPSPDRVDAPDLPTVDLAHASYPAQLRYKRGFVEEALTRIAKLRHPVGETVPSPREWRYRNTAQYLVTPAGLAYRERRGRDPQPVGQDPLVMEAIQTVMDRLDPEQLDPATEVAFRASRRTGEVVAALIGAGEPRVFLRASDHLMDAGVVGVSLAEPAGRRFGAGVRLIAGESEVQEEFGRVQVGVTATGFAQVNPEAAGLAYLRAAELAGEGTHAVDLYGGSGAIGRHLSPKFTRVTVLDSAPEALARGRQAAALSGERNVTYRSGDAARFSEIGVDVIVVDPPRAGLEAEAREHIQASTADRLVYVSCDPATWARDVGDFVRRGWKLGSVTPHDFYPQTSHVEVVSVLER; encoded by the coding sequence ATGTCTGACGCTCTGCTCACGCTGGAAATCGAGAAACTGGTCGCCGGAGGGCTGGGGCTGTCCCGCGACGAGTCCGGCGTGGTGCTGGTGCGCGGTGCCCTGCCCGGCGAACGGGTGGAGGCCGAGGTCCGCGTGGGCCGGGGCGTGCGCCAGGGCGTGACCCGCCGGGTGCTGACCCCCAGCCCCGACCGGGTGGACGCGCCGGACCTCCCCACCGTGGACCTCGCGCACGCCTCCTACCCGGCGCAACTGCGCTACAAGCGCGGCTTCGTGGAAGAGGCCCTGACCCGCATCGCCAAGCTGCGGCACCCGGTGGGGGAGACGGTGCCCAGCCCCCGCGAGTGGCGCTACCGCAACACGGCGCAGTACCTCGTGACCCCGGCAGGCCTCGCCTACCGCGAGCGCCGGGGCCGCGATCCCCAGCCCGTCGGCCAGGACCCCCTCGTCATGGAGGCCATCCAGACGGTGATGGACCGCTTGGACCCCGAGCAGCTCGACCCCGCCACCGAGGTCGCCTTCCGCGCCAGCCGCCGGACGGGGGAAGTGGTCGCCGCCCTGATCGGGGCGGGCGAGCCGCGCGTGTTCCTGCGGGCCTCCGATCACCTGATGGACGCGGGGGTGGTGGGCGTGAGCCTCGCGGAACCCGCCGGGCGGCGCTTCGGGGCGGGCGTGCGCTTGATCGCGGGCGAGTCCGAGGTGCAGGAGGAGTTCGGGCGGGTGCAGGTCGGCGTGACCGCGACCGGCTTCGCGCAGGTCAACCCGGAGGCGGCGGGACTGGCTTACCTCCGCGCGGCGGAGCTGGCCGGGGAGGGCACGCACGCGGTGGACCTCTACGGCGGCTCGGGGGCCATCGGGCGGCACCTCTCGCCCAAGTTCACCCGCGTGACCGTGCTGGACTCCGCACCCGAGGCGCTGGCGCGGGGGCGGCAGGCGGCGGCCCTGAGCGGTGAGCGCAATGTCACCTACCGAAGCGGCGACGCGGCCCGCTTCAGTGAGATCGGCGTGGACGTGATCGTGGTGGACCCGCCCCGCGCCGGGCTGGAGGCGGAAGCCCGCGAGCACATCCAGGCCAGCACCGCCGACCGCCTGGTGTACGTGAGCTGCGACCCCGCGACCTGGGCGCGGGACGTGGGCGACTTCGTGCGCCGGGGCTGGAAGCTGGGGTCCGTCACGCCCCACGACTTCTACCCCCAGACCAGCCACGTGGAAGTCGTGAGCGTGCTGGAGCGGTAG
- a CDS encoding GNAT family N-acetyltransferase, with protein sequence MHFLVPLSFDDPRAARLMTAQQRELRTIYGDTDERTEPFDPAVLAGEGSVLLGVEEGGELLACGALKRLDPQSAEVKRMYTVPEARGRGLGRQVLAGLIERGRTLGYTRLVLETGDRQAEALHLYESAGFRRIPNYGYYVGMEGSLCYALDLIAES encoded by the coding sequence ATGCACTTCCTCGTTCCCCTGTCCTTTGACGACCCCCGCGCCGCTCGGCTGATGACCGCCCAGCAGCGCGAGTTGCGGACCATCTACGGCGACACCGACGAACGCACCGAACCCTTCGACCCCGCCGTCCTCGCGGGCGAGGGGAGCGTGCTGCTGGGGGTGGAGGAGGGCGGCGAGCTGCTCGCCTGCGGTGCCCTCAAGCGCCTGGACCCACAGAGTGCCGAGGTCAAACGCATGTATACGGTCCCGGAGGCGCGGGGCCGGGGACTGGGGCGGCAGGTGTTGGCGGGGCTGATTGAGAGGGGGCGGACGCTGGGTTACACGCGCCTCGTGCTGGAAACCGGCGACCGCCAGGCCGAGGCCCTGCACCTCTACGAGTCGGCGGGCTTCCGGCGCATTCCCAACTATGGCTATTACGTGGGCATGGAGGGGAGCCTGTGCTACGCGCTGGACCTGATCGCTGAGAGCTGA
- a CDS encoding NAD(P)/FAD-dependent oxidoreductase has translation MGDIVVVGAGLAGLTAARVLTRAGRRVRVLEAGEHVGGRVASRVVDGYTLDAGYQVLFPAYPALRRNVDLAALDLVPIAPAGVVRRGERADVVGDPRRDLASLSSTLTTNALTLADKARVARLAARLALPAPHTLLVGRDETTESYLRRQGFSERALTNFFRPFFGGIFLRRDLHTSARLFRYYFRMLLDGGAALPRAGVGELPRQLAAGLDVTTGVRVTALRPRPGGVTLVTSAGELDAGNVLVATDADTAAALTGEPLSRGRLGSTYLHYASATRLDPQPRLLLNAEEGLVNNAQWVSEAIPERAPAGGHLLTVTVLGVPELDDAALDARVRGELSRWYGAGAAELRTLHTERIPFAQFPQPPEYAATLAGHATGLPGVLLASEITSMSSVQGAMESGEKAAAILLGDPVGMSRPRGA, from the coding sequence ATGGGTGACATCGTGGTGGTGGGCGCGGGCCTCGCCGGGCTGACGGCGGCGCGGGTGCTGACGCGGGCGGGGCGGCGGGTGCGAGTGCTGGAAGCGGGGGAGCACGTCGGCGGGCGGGTGGCGAGCCGGGTGGTGGACGGGTACACGCTGGACGCGGGCTATCAGGTGCTGTTCCCGGCGTATCCGGCGCTGCGGCGCAATGTGGACCTCGCGGCGCTGGACCTCGTGCCTATCGCCCCGGCGGGCGTGGTGCGGCGCGGGGAGCGGGCAGACGTGGTGGGCGACCCCCGCCGCGACCTCGCCAGCCTGTCCTCCACCCTGACGACGAACGCCCTGACCCTGGCGGACAAGGCGCGGGTGGCCCGCCTCGCCGCGCGGCTGGCGCTGCCCGCCCCCCACACCCTGCTGGTCGGACGCGACGAGACGACCGAGAGCTACCTGCGTCGCCAGGGCTTCAGCGAGCGGGCGCTGACCAACTTCTTCCGGCCCTTTTTCGGGGGCATCTTTCTGCGGCGCGACCTGCACACGAGTGCGCGGCTCTTTCGCTATTACTTTCGGATGCTGCTGGACGGGGGCGCGGCCCTGCCCCGCGCGGGTGTGGGCGAGTTGCCCCGGCAGCTCGCGGCGGGGCTGGACGTGACGACCGGGGTGCGGGTGACCGCGCTGCGGCCCCGGCCGGGGGGCGTGACCCTGGTGACGAGCGCGGGGGAACTGGACGCGGGCAACGTCCTCGTGGCGACCGACGCGGACACCGCCGCTGCCCTGACCGGCGAACCGCTCTCGCGCGGGCGGCTGGGCAGCACCTATTTGCATTACGCCTCCGCCACCCGGCTGGACCCCCAGCCCCGGCTGCTGCTGAACGCCGAGGAGGGGCTGGTCAACAACGCCCAGTGGGTCAGCGAGGCGATTCCGGAGCGGGCACCCGCCGGGGGCCACCTCCTGACCGTGACGGTGCTGGGCGTGCCCGAGCTGGACGACGCCGCCCTCGACGCCCGCGTGCGCGGCGAGCTGAGCCGCTGGTACGGGGCGGGAGCGGCGGAGTTGCGAACGCTGCACACCGAACGCATCCCCTTCGCCCAGTTCCCCCAGCCGCCCGAGTACGCCGCGACCCTGGCGGGGCACGCGACCGGGCTGCCCGGCGTGCTGCTCGCCTCCGAGATCACGTCCATGAGCAGCGTTCAGGGGGCGATGGAAAGCGGCGAGAAGGCGGCGGCCATCCTGCTGGGCGACCCGGTGGGCATGAGCCGTCCGCGCGGGGCGTAG
- a CDS encoding VOC family protein: protein MSAAIPDHLVVAARTLEEGRAWLEGRLGVPTQPGGEHALFGTHNALLSLGPDLYLEVIAVNPAAPAPTRPRWFGLDTPDLRERLEDGPVLIHWVARVPDLPGVHLSQHGEALELSRGENRWTLTVPPDGSLPGGGVVPSLIEWHTPPPSTRLPDAGVRLLTLRLGTPDPDALRARLDALPLAGDVEVYEAPQPELSAMLETPEGMVTL from the coding sequence ATGTCCGCCGCCATTCCCGATCACCTCGTCGTCGCCGCCCGCACGCTGGAAGAGGGCCGGGCGTGGCTGGAAGGTCGCCTGGGGGTACCCACGCAGCCCGGCGGCGAGCACGCCCTCTTCGGCACCCACAACGCGCTGCTGTCGCTGGGGCCGGACCTCTATCTGGAGGTGATCGCCGTGAACCCGGCGGCTCCCGCCCCCACCCGCCCACGCTGGTTCGGGCTGGACACGCCGGACCTCCGGGAGCGGCTGGAGGATGGCCCGGTCCTGATTCACTGGGTGGCCCGCGTGCCGGACCTGCCGGGGGTCCACCTCTCCCAGCATGGCGAGGCGCTGGAGCTGTCGCGCGGCGAGAACCGCTGGACGCTGACGGTGCCCCCGGACGGCTCGCTGCCGGGGGGCGGGGTCGTCCCTAGCCTGATCGAGTGGCACACGCCGCCCCCTTCAACGCGCCTGCCCGACGCCGGGGTGCGCCTGCTGACCTTGCGCCTCGGCACCCCCGACCCCGACGCCCTCCGCGCCCGGCTGGACGCCCTGCCCCTTGCGGGCGACGTGGAGGTCTACGAGGCCCCGCAACCCGAGCTGTCCGCGATGCTGGAGACGCCGGAGGGCATGGTCACCTTGTGA
- a CDS encoding NUDIX domain-containing protein, translating to MTLPPPDESWYVRLPDLPERASVGAVVLRRGGEEWQVAVVVEPGDYRQLPKGGLEPGETHEEALHRELREEAGLTRVRLVANLGVLERQNYARTRWQVTRYFLGITDEVGGPPLEPGFRLEWYALNAVPPLFWPEQGELVERVRQGAERGEYPPG from the coding sequence GTGACCCTCCCACCGCCTGACGAGTCGTGGTACGTCCGGCTCCCGGACCTTCCCGAGCGTGCCAGCGTGGGCGCGGTCGTGCTGCGGCGCGGCGGGGAGGAGTGGCAGGTGGCCGTCGTCGTGGAGCCGGGCGACTACCGCCAGCTTCCGAAAGGCGGTCTGGAACCCGGCGAGACGCACGAGGAGGCTCTGCACCGCGAACTGCGCGAGGAAGCGGGGCTGACGCGGGTGCGGCTGGTGGCCAACCTCGGTGTGCTGGAGCGGCAGAACTATGCCAGGACGCGCTGGCAGGTCACCCGCTACTTTCTCGGCATTACCGATGAAGTCGGCGGGCCGCCGCTGGAGCCCGGCTTCCGGCTCGAATGGTACGCCCTAAACGCGGTGCCGCCCCTCTTCTGGCCGGAGCAGGGGGAGTTGGTGGAGCGGGTCCGTCAGGGGGCAGAGCGCGGGGAGTATCCGCCCGGCTGA
- a CDS encoding rhomboid family intramembrane serine protease — MRSPPPPPRRSRSPVGAALLLTALLVGGVWAQEIVDQFAFGGRLDLYGIVPRDPARVENVLAAPFLHGGFGHLIANTGPLAVLAFMGALRGVGRFLAANAVIIVLGGGLVWLLGRGGSLHLGASLLVFGYLAYLLGVGWWERTPGAILAALLALFLYGGVLWGVLPTNPLVSWEAHLFGFVAGLVAAAWLHRKRPQPGGYSPRSAP; from the coding sequence ATGCGCTCCCCTCCCCCGCCCCCGCGCCGTTCCCGCTCCCCGGTGGGGGCGGCCCTGCTGTTGACCGCGCTGCTGGTGGGTGGGGTCTGGGCGCAGGAAATCGTGGACCAGTTCGCGTTCGGGGGACGGCTGGACCTGTACGGCATCGTCCCACGTGACCCTGCCCGGGTGGAGAACGTGCTGGCCGCGCCCTTCTTGCACGGGGGCTTCGGGCACCTGATCGCCAACACCGGGCCGCTGGCGGTGCTGGCCTTTATGGGGGCGCTGCGCGGGGTGGGGCGCTTCCTGGCGGCGAACGCCGTGATTATCGTTCTGGGGGGCGGGCTGGTGTGGCTGCTGGGCCGGGGCGGGAGCCTGCACCTGGGGGCCAGCCTGCTGGTGTTCGGGTACCTCGCCTACCTGCTGGGGGTGGGCTGGTGGGAGCGGACGCCGGGGGCAATTCTGGCGGCGCTGCTGGCGCTTTTCCTGTACGGTGGGGTGCTGTGGGGCGTGCTGCCCACCAATCCGCTCGTGTCGTGGGAGGCGCACCTGTTCGGCTTCGTGGCGGGGCTGGTCGCGGCGGCGTGGCTGCACCGCAAGCGGCCTCAGCCGGGCGGATACTCCCCGCGCTCTGCCCCCTGA
- a CDS encoding aspartate-semialdehyde dehydrogenase: MRVAIVGATGAVGHELLRVLEKSTLKLDELQLYASPRSAGSTLSFAGREITVQATPEGAIDADVILASAGGSISKALAPAWVAGGAVVIDNSSAFRYDPEVPLVVPEVNGEAALSHRGIIANPNCTTAIAAVAVAPLHRAFGVRRMIVSTYQATSGAGQKGMEELLTQTHMVLHGKEAGAEVFAHPIPFNVIPHIDSFGDNGYTREEMKVVWETRKILGDESLAISCTAVRIPTLRTHAEAITLELERPATPEQARELLRAAAGVEVRDDPAGKLYPMPLTATGKYDVEVGRIRSSLVFEGGLDLFVAGDQLLKGAALNAVQIAEYLQEKGALRGRVTG; the protein is encoded by the coding sequence ATGCGCGTCGCCATTGTGGGAGCCACCGGAGCGGTCGGCCACGAACTTCTGCGGGTGCTGGAAAAGAGCACGCTGAAGCTTGATGAGTTGCAGCTGTACGCCAGCCCGCGCTCGGCGGGCAGCACCCTCTCTTTCGCAGGGCGCGAGATCACCGTGCAGGCGACTCCGGAAGGGGCCATCGACGCCGACGTGATCCTGGCCTCGGCGGGCGGGTCTATCAGCAAGGCGCTTGCCCCGGCGTGGGTGGCGGGCGGCGCGGTCGTGATCGACAACTCCAGCGCCTTCCGCTATGACCCGGAGGTGCCCCTCGTAGTCCCCGAGGTCAACGGGGAGGCGGCCCTCTCGCACCGGGGCATCATCGCCAACCCCAACTGCACCACCGCCATCGCGGCGGTGGCGGTCGCGCCGCTGCACCGGGCCTTCGGCGTGCGCCGCATGATCGTCTCGACGTACCAGGCCACCAGCGGGGCCGGGCAAAAGGGCATGGAGGAACTGCTGACCCAGACCCATATGGTCCTGCACGGCAAGGAGGCCGGGGCCGAGGTCTTCGCGCACCCCATCCCCTTCAACGTCATCCCGCACATCGACTCCTTCGGGGACAACGGCTACACCCGCGAGGAGATGAAGGTGGTCTGGGAAACGCGCAAGATTCTGGGAGACGAGTCGCTGGCGATCAGTTGCACCGCCGTCCGTATCCCCACCCTGCGCACCCATGCCGAGGCGATCACGCTGGAGCTGGAGCGCCCGGCGACCCCCGAGCAGGCCCGCGAGCTTCTGCGGGCGGCGGCGGGCGTGGAGGTCCGCGACGACCCGGCGGGCAAGCTCTACCCCATGCCCCTGACCGCGACGGGCAAGTACGACGTGGAGGTGGGCCGCATCCGCTCCTCGCTGGTCTTTGAGGGCGGACTGGACCTCTTCGTGGCGGGCGACCAACTGCTCAAGGGCGCGGCGCTCAACGCCGTGCAGATCGCGGAATATTTGCAGGAGAAGGGGGCGCTTCGGGGGCGGGTCACGGGCTAA
- the plsY gene encoding glycerol-3-phosphate 1-O-acyltransferase PlsY has product MLFVPLLALSYLLGSIPAAAWVARARGIDIRRVGSGNSGATNVLRSVGKGPAIAVAVFDIVKGALAVLLGRAAGLDDPQAALCGAAAVIGHNFSPFLGFRGGKGVATTFGTLVVLSPAAGLGMAVIGLLTVALTRLVSAGSILGGVTAALVAWVTGQPLWLSLIVTALVALMVWQHRENITRLRAGNERRLGDKT; this is encoded by the coding sequence CTGCTGTTCGTGCCGCTCCTGGCTCTGTCCTACCTGCTGGGGTCCATTCCCGCCGCCGCCTGGGTCGCCCGCGCCCGCGGCATCGACATTCGCCGGGTGGGCAGCGGCAACAGCGGCGCCACCAACGTGCTGCGCTCGGTGGGCAAGGGACCGGCGATCGCCGTCGCCGTCTTCGACATCGTGAAGGGGGCGCTCGCCGTGCTGCTCGGGCGGGCAGCGGGCCTGGACGACCCGCAGGCGGCCCTGTGCGGGGCCGCCGCCGTGATCGGGCACAACTTCAGCCCCTTTCTGGGGTTCCGGGGCGGCAAGGGGGTGGCGACCACCTTCGGCACGCTGGTGGTCCTCTCGCCCGCCGCCGGGCTGGGCATGGCCGTGATCGGGCTGCTGACCGTTGCCCTGACCCGGCTGGTGTCGGCCGGAAGCATTCTGGGCGGCGTGACGGCGGCGCTGGTCGCCTGGGTCACGGGGCAGCCGCTGTGGTTGAGCCTCATCGTGACGGCGCTCGTCGCGCTGATGGTCTGGCAGCACCGCGAGAACATCACCCGGCTGCGGGCGGGCAACGAGCGGCGGCTGGGGGATAAGACTTAA
- a CDS encoding sensor domain-containing diguanylate cyclase: protein MSSVPPPPPSSEPARLAALTRYRVLGTPPEASFNRVTRLAAQVLGVPLAAVNLVGEDHQWTKACLGGDVTATALDGSFCVWAVRQEGAVLVVPDARQDPRFRDFPSVRSGVVVAYAGAPLVTPDGHRIGTLCVTAPEPRDFTPAEQETLELLAEMVVDELELRLRTEELTRARDHAHTLRDLAELMGEPLGPGEMARRALRLLGGAMRLDWAGLLHLSEQASEVLSDLASAPAARFGAEVRWRLLDPAGGLRATLLSWERVFLDDAAAVTERCPELLGTGLASLAWLHVQVEEEGHAPDGAYVLLLARLGEPAAWLPEERLLLEAAARSVGVALERAEHLQALERAALTDALTGLGNRRALDDALDDADARFADTGEGYVLGVVDLDGMKRVNDERGHASGDDLLREFALGLPAPGLHVYRLGGDEYALLAPVAPGEDPRERAELLRRQVQEAVARVQEQGYPADASLGVAAVPGDAGGATAALRRADACMYADKRERGTGRDTRRDESAEHPLPCEA from the coding sequence GTGTCGTCTGTGCCGCCGCCCCCACCCTCCTCCGAGCCCGCGCGGCTGGCCGCGCTGACCCGCTACCGCGTGCTGGGCACGCCGCCCGAGGCGTCTTTCAACCGCGTCACCCGGCTGGCCGCGCAGGTGCTGGGGGTGCCGCTGGCCGCCGTCAATCTGGTCGGCGAGGACCACCAGTGGACCAAGGCCTGCCTGGGCGGGGACGTGACCGCGACGGCCCTGGACGGGTCCTTTTGCGTCTGGGCTGTGCGGCAAGAGGGGGCGGTGCTGGTGGTCCCCGACGCCCGGCAGGACCCCCGCTTCCGCGACTTTCCCAGCGTGCGGTCGGGCGTGGTCGTCGCCTATGCGGGTGCTCCCCTCGTGACCCCGGACGGCCACCGCATCGGCACCCTGTGTGTGACCGCGCCGGAGCCGCGCGATTTCACCCCTGCCGAGCAAGAGACGCTGGAACTGCTGGCCGAGATGGTCGTGGACGAACTCGAACTGCGGCTGCGCACCGAGGAACTCACCCGCGCCCGTGACCACGCCCACACCCTGCGCGACCTCGCCGAGCTGATGGGCGAGCCGCTGGGTCCCGGCGAGATGGCGCGGCGGGCGCTGCGGCTGCTGGGGGGCGCGATGCGGCTGGACTGGGCCGGACTGCTGCACCTCTCCGAGCAGGCGTCGGAGGTCCTGAGCGACCTCGCCTCGGCCCCCGCCGCCCGCTTCGGCGCCGAGGTGCGCTGGCGGCTGCTGGACCCGGCGGGCGGGCTGCGGGCCACCCTGCTGAGCTGGGAGCGGGTCTTTCTGGACGACGCGGCGGCTGTCACGGAACGCTGCCCCGAACTGCTGGGCACCGGTCTGGCGAGCCTTGCCTGGCTGCACGTGCAGGTCGAGGAGGAGGGCCACGCGCCGGACGGGGCCTACGTGCTGCTGCTCGCGCGGCTGGGCGAACCCGCCGCCTGGTTGCCGGAGGAACGCCTGCTGCTCGAAGCCGCCGCCCGCAGTGTGGGCGTGGCGCTGGAGCGGGCCGAGCACCTGCAAGCCCTGGAACGCGCGGCCCTGACCGACGCCCTGACCGGGCTGGGCAACCGCCGGGCGCTCGACGACGCCCTCGACGACGCCGACGCCCGGTTCGCAGACACCGGCGAGGGCTACGTGCTGGGCGTGGTGGACCTCGACGGCATGAAGCGGGTCAACGACGAGCGCGGGCACGCCAGCGGCGACGACCTGCTGCGCGAGTTCGCCCTGGGACTGCCTGCCCCCGGCCTGCACGTCTACCGCCTCGGCGGCGACGAGTACGCGCTGCTCGCCCCAGTAGCTCCCGGCGAGGACCCCCGAGAGCGCGCCGAGCTGCTCCGCCGCCAGGTTCAGGAGGCGGTGGCGCGGGTGCAGGAGCAGGGCTACCCGGCGGACGCCTCGCTGGGAGTGGCGGCGGTGCCGGGCGACGCGGGGGGCGCCACGGCCGCCCTGCGCCGCGCCGACGCCTGCATGTACGCGGACAAACGCGAGCGAGGCACCGGGCGGGACACCCGCCGGGACGAATCCGCCGAGCACCCGCTACCCTGCGAGGCATGA
- a CDS encoding VOC family protein: MTVTLLDHVAIATPDLETGSAPYLALGLAPEGPDEEVPSQGVRVRAFVVGATLIELLAPTRPDSPIAAFLEKRGPGLHHTAYRVADLDAEMARLRGEGARFLSEAPSPGRAGTRVAFLHPKWGAGTLIELVEHPAAGPAH, from the coding sequence ATGACGGTCACGCTGCTCGATCACGTCGCCATCGCCACCCCTGACCTGGAGACCGGGAGTGCCCCATACCTCGCCCTGGGCCTCGCCCCAGAGGGTCCCGACGAGGAGGTGCCCTCGCAGGGCGTCCGCGTCCGCGCCTTCGTGGTGGGCGCGACCCTGATCGAGCTGCTGGCCCCCACCCGCCCCGACAGCCCCATCGCCGCCTTTCTGGAAAAGCGCGGCCCCGGCCTGCACCACACCGCCTACCGAGTCGCGGACCTTGACGCCGAGATGGCCCGGCTGCGCGGCGAGGGCGCCCGCTTCCTCTCCGAGGCGCCCTCGCCGGGCCGGGCCGGAACCCGCGTCGCTTTCCTCCACCCGAAATGGGGCGCGGGCACCCTGATCGAACTCGTGGAGCACCCGGCGGCAGGCCCGGCCCATTGA
- a CDS encoding VanZ family protein, whose amino-acid sequence MGTIWWLSSGSDTPGPPLTHPLDWAAHFLAYLALAFTLARATGRRGLAVVIAAWFGASDEVHQAFVPGRDAGLSDWLFDLAGAGVGAWLALGRGAGRKGDDGTP is encoded by the coding sequence ATGGGGACGATCTGGTGGCTGAGTTCGGGCAGCGACACGCCCGGCCCCCCGCTGACGCATCCCCTCGACTGGGCGGCGCACTTCCTGGCCTACCTCGCCCTGGCCTTCACCCTCGCGCGGGCGACCGGACGCCGGGGTCTCGCCGTGGTGATCGCCGCGTGGTTCGGCGCCTCCGACGAGGTGCACCAAGCCTTTGTGCCGGGCCGGGACGCGGGCCTGAGTGACTGGCTGTTCGACCTTGCGGGAGCAGGGGTGGGGGCGTGGCTGGCGCTGGGGCGGGGCGCTGGGCGCAAGGGGGACGACGGGACACCCTGA